From Aspergillus fumigatus Af293 chromosome 3, whole genome shotgun sequence, a single genomic window includes:
- a CDS encoding cleavage polyadenylation factor subunit CFT2, translating into MFTFTPLLGAQSSSRASQSILELDGGIKILVDVGWDDTFDTLDLLELEKHIPTLSLILLTHATPAHLGAFVHCCRTFPLFTQIPVYATSPVIALGRTLLQDLYASSPLAATFLPKASISEPGASTSAASAAASVTDGEGNTPASSAGRILLQPPTAEEIARYFSLIHPLKYSQPHQPLSSPFSPPLNGLTLTAYNAGHTVGGTIWHIQHGMESIVYAVDWNQARESVVAGAAWFGGSGASGAEVIEQLRKPTALVCSTRGGDKFALPGGRKKRDDLLLDMIRSSLAKGGTVLIPTDTSARVLELAYALEHAWRDVAGGNNESDMALKNAGLYLAGRKAHTTMRLARSMLEWMDENIVREFEAAEGVDAVTGQTQSNADGQRSGGQGQGKGGSKGLGPFTFKHLRTVERRKRLEKILTDQKPKVIIASDTSLDWGFAKESLRLIAEGPNNLLLLTENLHKERPSDSKNKHHRETLGSMIWQWYEERKDGVALEKAPGGDLLEQVHSGGRELSWTDVRRKPLDPGEQLIYQQYLATKRQLQDASQTRGQENLENPTDVLDDRSSSTSEDSETEQQGRVLNFSTSLAHANRNKLGLSDEDLGVNILLRRKNVYDYDVRGKKGRERMFPYVAPRKRGDEYGEFIRPEEYLRAEEREEADMQQRRSEAQTKLGQKRRWDEAGPHGRRASHSGAKRQQVAGDAHKREAGGADDLSTTEDADGGDAAISSEDEADEQSFEGPAKAVFEKSTITINARLAFVDFTGLHDKRSLEMLIPLIQPRKLILVGGMKEETTALATECKKLLAAKAGVDVSSPDSALIFTPTNGETVDASVDTSAWMVKLSTNLVRRLKWQHVRSLGVVTLTAQLRGPELNPKEESEESASKKQKVLQDEASSAATSILGETKPAVDKSDVFPVLDVLPANMAAGTRSMTRPLHVGDFRLADLRKVMQSAGHKAEFRGEGTLLIDGMVAVRKSGTGRIEIEASAQSSTMNQATGRGVASFLAVKRKIYDGLAVVAGS; encoded by the exons ATGTTTACTTTCACTCCCCTGCTGGGTGCGCAGTCCTCCTCCAGAGCCTCACAGTCTATCTTGGAACTCGATGGTGGCATCAAAATCCTCGTGGACGTCGGTTGGGACGATACCTTTGATACGCTGGACTTACTAGAATTGGAGAA GCATATTCCTACCCTGTCGCTTATACTTTTAACTCACGCGACTCCGGCGCACCTCGGTGCTTTCGTTCACTGCTGCAGGACGTTTCCTCTTTTCACCCAGATACCTGTCTACGCTACGAGTCCCGTCATCGCTCTCGGTCGCacacttcttcaagatctgTACGCCTCCTCGCCCCTTGCAGCGACGTTCCTACCAAAAGCTTCAATCTCAGAACCGGGCGCGTCAACCTCAGCCGCATCCGCCGCGGCGTCTGTCACAGATGGGGAAGGGAACACGCCTGCTAGCAGCGCTGGCCGAATCCTCCTTCAGCCTCCGaccgccgaggagattgccCGTTACTTTTCTCTCATTCACCCGTTAAAGTATTCCCAACCACACCAGCCGCTCTCGTCTCCTTTCTCGCCGCCGCTGAATGGGCTGACTCTCACTGCGTACAATGCTGGACATACAGTGGGTGGAACCATATGGCATATTCAGCATGGTATGGAATCGATTGTCTACGCAGTGGATTGGAACCAGGCCCGAGAAAGCgttgtggctggtgctgcaTGGTTCGGAGGTTCAGGCGCCAGTGGTGCAGAGGTCATTGAACAACTGCGCAAGCCGACGGCGTTGGTCTGCAGCACCCGGGGAGGAGACAAGTTTGCGCTTCCTGGTGGGCGAAAAAAACGCGACGACTTGCTTCTGGATATGATCCGGAGCAGTCTCGCGAAGGGCGGTACTGTCCTGATCCCAACTGACACTAGTGCTCGAGTCTTGGAGCTTGCATATGCGCTGGAGCATGCGTGGCGCGATGTGGCTGGCGGGAATAATGAAAGTGACATGGCCCTAAAGAATGCCGGGTTGTACCTTGCTGGAAGAAAAGCGCACACTACAATGCGGCTCGCGAGAAGTATGCTTgaatggatggatgagaaCATTGTGCGTGAATTCGAAGCAGCGGAAGGTGTGGATGCTGTGACGGGCCAGACACAGTCGAATGCTGATGGTCAGCGATCTGGTGGCCAAGGCCAGGGCAAAGGGGGCTCTAAGGGACTGGGGCCTTTCACCTTCAAACATCTCAGGACAGTTGAACGCAGGAAAAGGTtggagaagatattgacGGATCAAAAACCAAAGGTGATTATTGCGTCCGATACATCTCTGGATTGGGGATTTGCAAAGGAATCCTTACGCTTGATCGCCGAAGGACCGAACAACCTGCTCCTACTAACCGAAAACCTTCACAAAGAACGGCCATCAGATAGTAAGAATAAGCATCACAGGGAGACCCTTGGAAGCATGATTTGGCAGTGGTatgaagagagaaaggatgGCGTTGCTTTGGAGAAAGCCCCAGGCGGAGACCTCCTTGAGCAGGTCCATAGCGGAGGAAGGGAGCTCTCTTGGACAGATGTACGACGAAAACCCCTTGACCCCGGGGAGCAGTTAATCTATCAGCAATATTTGGCCACCAAGAGACAACTGCAGGATGCATCGCAGACTAGAGGCCAAGAAAACCTCGAGAACCCGACAGATGTTCTTGACGACCGATCGAGCTCTACGTCGGAAGATTCGGAGACGGAGCAGCAGGGACGGGTCCTGAACTTCTCTACCTCATTGGCTCATGCCAACCGCAACAAGCTGGGTCTTAGCGACGAAGATTTGGGCGTGAACATTCTTCTCCGTCGGAAGAACGTCTACGACTACGACGTCCGTGGGAAGAAGGGTCGCGAACGAATGTTCCCATATGTAGCTCCAAGAAAGCGCGGAGATGAGTATGGAGAATTCATTCGGCCCGAGGAATATTTACGAGCCGAAGAGCGTGAAGAGGCAGACATGCAACAGCGTCGGTCCGAAGCCCAGACCAAATTGGGCCAAAAACGACGATGGGACGAGGCAGGTCCGCACGGGCGTCGAGCCTCCCATAGTGGAGCCAAGCGGCAACAGGTCGCCGGGGACGCTCACAAGAGGGAGGCTGGTGGCGCGGACGATCTCAGCACGACCGAGGATGCGGACGGCGGTGATGCGGCGATATCATCGGAGGATGAAGCCGATGAACAATCGTTTGAAGGGCCCGCGAAAGCGGTGTTCGAGAAATCCACGATCACCATCAACGCACGTCTCGCTTTTGTGGACTTCACTGGGCTCCATGATAAGCGCAGTCTAGAGATGCTGATTCCACTCATCCAGCCGCGGAAACTAATCTTGGTTGGAGGAATGAAGGAGGAAACTACCGCCTTGGCAACAGAGTGCAAGAAACTTCTCGCCGCAAAAGCTGGCGTCGATGTCTCGTCGCCAGACTCGGCCCTGATTTTCACGCCAACGAACGGTGAAACGGTCGATGCCAGTGTTGATACCAGCGCTTGGATGGTCAAGCTGAGCACGAATCTTGTCCGGCGCCTGAAATGGCAGCACGTTCGCAGCTTGGGTGTAGTAACACTAACAGCCCAACTAAGAGGGCCAGAACTCAACCCCAAGGAGGAAAGCGAGGAGTCGGcaagcaagaaacaaaaggTGTTGCAGGACGAGGCCAGTTCTGCAGCAACATCCATCCTCGGCGAAACAAAGCCAGCGGTGGACAAATCCGACGTTTTCCCTGTGCTTGATGTTTTACCGGCGAACATGGCGGCTGGTACCCGGTCCATGACTCGACCCCTACATGTGGGTGATTTCCGACTGGCAGATCTACGCAAAGTCATGCAGAGCGCCGGACATAAGGCAGAATTCCGTGGCGAGGGAACGCTCCTCATCGATGGGATGGTCGCTGTTCGCAAATCGGGTACTGGCAGGATTGAAATCGAGGCATCTGCGCAGTCGTCGACCATGAACCAAGCCACGGGACGTGGCGTGGCAAGCTTTCTAgcagtgaagaggaagatctACGATGGTCTGGCAGTTGTTGCGGGAAGTTGA